The Polyangiaceae bacterium genome includes a region encoding these proteins:
- a CDS encoding radical SAM protein, with amino-acid sequence MSAARRLDLKVGFACNNRCVFCAQGDKRERLPAVDGRRLLAELLSARAHASSVVFTGGEPTVHKRLVSLVKGAKLGGYRHIQIQSNGRLLSYPARLTELIEAGASEFALSLHGPRAEVHDALTRTPGSFEQTVNGIRNVVARGVPLLTNTVITRTNLAYLADTVNLLGELGARHLQLAFVHPVGTAYELFDEVVPRLADVVEPLRRARERAQAHEAHLVTEAIPLCFLRGMAELAVEGRIPPTTVVDLGGASGDYTKWRIAEGKAYGPPCNACQARHRCEGPWREYPDKRGWGEFEPL; translated from the coding sequence GTGTCCGCCGCGCGTCGCCTGGATCTGAAGGTGGGCTTCGCCTGCAACAACCGCTGCGTGTTCTGCGCGCAAGGGGACAAGCGCGAGCGGCTCCCCGCCGTGGACGGCCGCCGGCTGTTGGCGGAGCTACTCTCGGCACGAGCACACGCGAGCTCGGTGGTGTTCACCGGAGGCGAGCCGACCGTGCACAAGCGCCTGGTATCCCTGGTCAAGGGGGCCAAGCTCGGGGGCTACCGACACATCCAGATCCAGAGCAACGGGCGCTTGCTGTCGTACCCCGCCCGCTTGACGGAGCTGATCGAGGCCGGGGCGAGCGAGTTCGCGCTCAGCCTTCACGGTCCACGTGCGGAAGTCCACGACGCGCTCACGCGCACGCCAGGGAGCTTCGAGCAGACGGTGAACGGGATTCGAAACGTCGTGGCTCGAGGCGTACCGCTGCTCACCAACACGGTGATCACGCGTACCAATCTGGCGTACCTGGCGGACACGGTGAACCTCTTGGGAGAGCTCGGCGCGCGCCATCTGCAGCTCGCGTTCGTGCATCCCGTCGGCACGGCCTACGAGCTGTTCGACGAGGTCGTCCCGCGGCTGGCAGACGTGGTCGAACCCTTGCGGCGGGCTCGCGAGCGCGCACAGGCACACGAGGCCCACCTCGTGACGGAAGCCATTCCGCTGTGTTTCTTGCGCGGCATGGCAGAGCTGGCAGTGGAAGGGCGCATCCCGCCCACCACCGTCGTGGATCTGGGCGGCGCGTCCGGGGACTACACGAAGTGGCGCATCGCGGAAGGCAAGGCGTACGGACCACCGTGCAACGCTTGCCAAGCGCGACACCGCTGCGAAGGCCCGTGGCGCGAGTATCCGGACAAGCGCGGCTGGGGCGAGTTCGAGCCGCTCTGA
- a CDS encoding BlaI/MecI/CopY family transcriptional regulator, whose protein sequence is MAETLGPLEMQVLGLLDRTEASTVAEIQARLSKAGAEYAYTTVMTVLSRLHDKGMVRREKRKNRYHYRATARDSALKRGLLKRVQRALFSDRLAPIAALLDEDLSQAELLELRRHIDARLKGKGK, encoded by the coding sequence ATGGCGGAAACGCTGGGGCCGCTGGAGATGCAGGTGCTGGGCCTTCTGGACCGAACGGAAGCCAGCACCGTGGCGGAAATCCAGGCGCGTCTGAGCAAGGCCGGCGCGGAGTACGCCTACACTACGGTGATGACGGTGCTGTCGCGCTTGCACGACAAGGGCATGGTGCGGCGGGAGAAGCGCAAGAATCGCTACCACTACCGCGCCACGGCACGGGACAGCGCTCTCAAGCGCGGCCTCTTGAAGCGGGTGCAGCGGGCGCTCTTTTCCGATCGGCTGGCGCCCATCGCCGCGCTCCTGGACGAAGATCTGAGCCAGGCGGAGCTCCTCGAGCTCCGGCGTCACATCGACGCGCGCTTGAAGGGCAAGGGCAAGTGA
- a CDS encoding ATP-binding protein translates to MLKAPFPSRPQRLVGRASELSALRRLLALHPTRVALVGGGGSGKTTLARELAHRTHRKFKGGVHWFRVGDWDERVLAEMIALRLGSKERRLADVARLLRQGESRLLVLDNHENDEASAALLDAVGGDAPVSFVVTARRCLVAGVHILPVVPPLVLAERPPFPRVARLTRPLRSNPVALQLADALVAERVVTASALSRWLSQHGIGRVRALAHEDDVPEVALLVRFAWSTLNSPARRALAVLTHMGGDHMDRASLMKLAPTRGSSLERLRALRLVEEPVAGRFTLHATVRHALGDQTSFDMRALFEHYLALLERDPSRRMLEEQHLFAAMDYAHDAGRLDDVLRVERLLASFGS, encoded by the coding sequence ATGTTGAAAGCACCTTTCCCGTCCCGTCCGCAGCGCCTGGTCGGTCGTGCGAGCGAGCTGTCGGCTCTGCGCCGGCTGCTCGCGCTCCATCCGACGCGCGTGGCTTTGGTGGGTGGTGGCGGGTCGGGCAAGACTACCCTGGCCCGCGAGCTGGCGCACCGCACTCACCGCAAGTTCAAGGGCGGCGTGCACTGGTTTCGCGTGGGGGACTGGGACGAGCGAGTGCTGGCGGAGATGATCGCGTTGCGACTCGGATCGAAAGAGCGGCGGCTCGCGGACGTGGCTCGCCTGCTTCGCCAGGGTGAAAGTCGCCTGTTGGTGCTGGACAATCACGAGAACGACGAAGCCTCGGCAGCGCTTCTGGACGCCGTCGGTGGGGACGCGCCGGTCAGCTTCGTGGTCACTGCGCGTCGTTGCCTGGTCGCAGGAGTGCATATCTTGCCGGTGGTCCCGCCGCTGGTGCTGGCCGAGCGGCCGCCGTTCCCTCGTGTCGCTCGGCTCACCCGGCCCTTGCGCTCGAATCCAGTGGCCTTGCAGCTCGCCGACGCTCTGGTGGCCGAGCGGGTGGTCACGGCATCCGCACTCTCGCGCTGGCTATCGCAACACGGGATAGGTCGCGTGCGGGCCCTCGCCCACGAAGACGACGTGCCAGAAGTCGCGCTCCTGGTGCGCTTTGCTTGGTCCACTTTGAATTCGCCGGCTCGGCGCGCGCTCGCAGTGCTGACCCACATGGGGGGCGACCACATGGATCGCGCAAGCTTGATGAAGCTCGCGCCGACCCGAGGCAGCTCGCTCGAGCGCTTGAGAGCACTTCGACTGGTCGAGGAGCCCGTTGCCGGACGCTTCACCCTTCATGCCACGGTTCGCCACGCACTTGGCGACCAGACGAGCTTCGACATGCGCGCGTTGTTCGAGCACTACCTCGCCTTGCTGGAGCGCGACCCGTCGCGCCGGATGTTGGAGGAGCAGCACTTGTTCGCGGCGATGGACTACGCCCACGATGCCGGACGACTGGACGACGTCCTGCGAGTGGAGCGGCTGCTCGCGAGCTTCGGAAGCTGA
- a CDS encoding M56 family metallopeptidase, which translates to MPSFVYIGSAQLVNVTLAFVLVLAGALLCARIAPTDGLKKWCLCVPFAKAVAILVASVPASAYVTSPFAGQRWDLGSFQLGVGVSRFMPRFIGRLAALKAEEWFSLSVGDGVTHFFVTRGYGGLVVVLFSVVLLVALARVGRRLVAWTGYWVVERRGRAGAQLLGERRVFGRRVPLLARSDDRPTAVTGIFRPSVWLSKSIASAPDDVREAAVQHELSHVRHADVLVFGIVSVLRDLFWFVPGARWLERRIHAAAELSADAGAVRRGSSALALAEAIVCEGEGRASAVALGGSTAATRVKRLTAPHNTSKMRLSLQMLAATYIAVGLMLSQFCGYD; encoded by the coding sequence ATGCCGAGCTTCGTCTACATCGGCAGCGCGCAGTTGGTGAACGTCACCCTCGCGTTCGTGTTGGTGCTGGCCGGCGCGCTGCTCTGTGCCCGCATCGCACCAACGGACGGCCTGAAGAAGTGGTGCTTGTGCGTGCCCTTCGCCAAGGCCGTGGCCATCCTGGTCGCGAGCGTGCCCGCAAGTGCCTACGTGACCAGTCCCTTCGCCGGTCAGCGCTGGGACCTCGGCAGCTTTCAGCTCGGGGTCGGCGTCAGCCGCTTCATGCCGCGCTTCATCGGGCGGCTCGCTGCGCTCAAGGCGGAGGAGTGGTTTTCCCTCAGCGTGGGCGACGGCGTGACGCATTTCTTCGTCACTCGCGGCTACGGTGGGCTGGTGGTCGTGCTGTTCAGCGTCGTGCTGTTGGTAGCGCTCGCCCGGGTGGGTCGGCGGCTGGTCGCTTGGACGGGGTATTGGGTCGTCGAGCGCAGAGGGCGCGCTGGCGCGCAGCTGCTCGGTGAGCGCCGAGTGTTTGGTCGCCGGGTTCCCTTGCTCGCGCGAAGCGACGATCGACCCACCGCCGTCACTGGGATCTTCCGCCCGAGCGTCTGGCTCTCGAAATCGATCGCGTCCGCCCCGGACGACGTGCGCGAAGCGGCCGTTCAGCACGAGCTCAGCCACGTGCGCCACGCAGACGTGCTCGTGTTCGGAATCGTGAGCGTGCTACGAGACCTGTTCTGGTTCGTGCCCGGCGCGCGCTGGCTCGAGCGGCGCATCCACGCGGCGGCGGAGCTCTCGGCGGATGCAGGCGCCGTGCGGCGTGGTAGCAGCGCGCTGGCGCTCGCCGAGGCCATCGTGTGCGAAGGCGAAGGACGCGCTTCCGCCGTTGCGCTCGGTGGTAGCACCGCGGCGACCCGCGTGAAGCGCCTCACGGCTCCCCACAACACATCCAAAATGCGCCTCTCGCTGCAGATGCTCGCCGCCACCTACATCGCCGTCGGGCTGATGCTCAGTCAGTTCTGCGGCTACGACTGA
- a CDS encoding NAD-dependent epimerase/dehydratase family protein, with the protein MNQELHVVFGAGQIGPHLARKLIASGHRVRIVRRSDKPVGTPGVEVVAGDARDAGFAIRASEGATVIYHCMNPGEYSSRVWEEDVPRLGEALIAAALEHDARLVVLDNLYAYGPLQGRRTEETPLLAAGRKGQVRVRWAERLEQARVEQGLRYVAGRAGDFFGEGADQALVSPDAVRGIRKGKRPIALGDVDAPHAFSYTLDVAAALAALGEAKQDVEGTVFHLPVHEVSPRELFSRIGRELGVERVEPRRIARWVLWVLAPFVALFRELLETYYQWDGPFLVDDSRFRARFSGVGVSLSEAVQKTAALAHSEGGTMARAAHA; encoded by the coding sequence ATGAATCAGGAGCTTCACGTCGTGTTCGGTGCCGGTCAGATTGGTCCCCATCTGGCGCGAAAGCTGATTGCCAGCGGGCATCGCGTCCGCATCGTGCGTCGCTCCGACAAGCCCGTGGGCACTCCCGGGGTGGAGGTCGTCGCCGGCGACGCTCGGGACGCGGGCTTCGCGATCCGTGCCAGCGAAGGCGCCACCGTGATCTACCACTGCATGAATCCAGGGGAGTACTCTAGCCGCGTGTGGGAAGAGGACGTACCGCGCCTCGGCGAAGCGCTGATCGCGGCAGCCCTCGAGCACGATGCTCGGCTGGTGGTGCTCGACAATCTCTACGCCTACGGTCCCCTCCAGGGGCGCAGGACTGAAGAGACGCCGCTCTTGGCTGCGGGGCGCAAGGGCCAGGTGCGGGTGCGCTGGGCCGAGCGCCTGGAGCAGGCGCGCGTGGAGCAAGGGCTGCGCTACGTCGCCGGCAGGGCCGGGGACTTCTTCGGCGAAGGCGCCGACCAAGCCCTGGTGTCCCCCGACGCCGTGCGCGGCATCCGCAAGGGCAAGCGTCCCATTGCCCTCGGGGACGTGGACGCGCCCCATGCCTTCAGCTACACCCTGGATGTCGCGGCGGCCCTCGCGGCGCTGGGGGAAGCGAAGCAGGACGTGGAGGGAACGGTGTTCCACCTTCCGGTTCATGAGGTGAGCCCCCGCGAGCTGTTCAGCCGCATCGGACGCGAGCTTGGAGTAGAGCGCGTCGAGCCGCGTCGCATCGCCCGTTGGGTCTTGTGGGTTCTAGCGCCGTTCGTCGCGTTGTTCCGCGAGCTGCTCGAGACCTACTACCAGTGGGATGGTCCGTTCCTGGTGGACGATTCGCGCTTCCGGGCACGTTTTTCGGGCGTGGGTGTCTCGCTCTCCGAGGCCGTGCAGAAGACGGCCGCCCTGGCCCACTCGGAAGGGGGCACGATGGCGCGGGCGGCGCATGCGTGA
- a CDS encoding NCS2 family permease yields MRWFSRGDVDGFFGLALDNLVQLLLVDALCRHILGFSNELVYGRVLPGVAVSLVVGNLYYARQAKKLADETGRTDVCALPYGINTVSLFGHVFLVMLPAKLAAQGAGAADPARVAWQAGLAATLGSGVIELSGAFVAEKLRRAAPRAAMLSTLAGIALGFISLGFLFRTFARPIVGMTTLAVVLLVYFGRVRFKGRLPGGFVAVALGTLLGWITGIAPTGGSPGGISLHAPVPVLGDLLASIAAGNLTSYFAVIIPMGLFNVVGSLQNLESAEAAGDRYPTAPSLAVNGLGTLAAAAFGSCFPTTIYIGHPGWKAMGARAGYSILNAGFFTIVCLTGTLAHIVWAVPVDAGMAIVLWIGIVISAQAFQAVPKAHAPAVVVGLLPGVGAWGALLAKNGLRAAGVGGPAGPAFGPDLIEAFRASDTWIHGAFALEQGFIFTAMILSAATVELIERRFTRAAIWCWAGAALSAVGLMHSYRFTPGDTVVDLSPAWPWAAGYAAMGALFFLTRFVTEPSDGH; encoded by the coding sequence ATGCGCTGGTTCTCGCGTGGGGACGTGGACGGCTTCTTCGGTCTGGCCCTCGACAACCTCGTCCAGCTCTTGTTGGTCGACGCCCTCTGTCGTCACATCCTCGGCTTCTCGAACGAGCTCGTGTACGGCCGCGTGCTCCCCGGCGTGGCCGTGTCCCTGGTGGTCGGCAACCTGTACTACGCGCGCCAAGCGAAGAAGCTGGCCGACGAAACCGGTCGCACCGACGTGTGCGCCCTGCCCTACGGCATCAACACGGTGTCCCTCTTTGGCCACGTGTTCTTGGTGATGCTGCCGGCGAAGCTCGCCGCCCAAGGCGCCGGCGCCGCGGATCCGGCCCGAGTGGCGTGGCAAGCCGGCCTGGCAGCGACCTTGGGCTCGGGGGTCATCGAGTTATCCGGCGCGTTCGTTGCCGAGAAGCTTCGCCGCGCCGCCCCACGCGCCGCCATGCTCTCCACCTTGGCGGGCATCGCCCTGGGCTTCATCTCCTTGGGCTTTCTGTTCCGCACCTTCGCGCGGCCCATCGTGGGCATGACCACCCTCGCCGTCGTGTTGCTCGTCTACTTCGGTCGCGTGCGCTTCAAAGGACGCCTCCCCGGTGGCTTCGTCGCCGTGGCCCTCGGCACGCTGCTCGGTTGGATCACCGGCATCGCTCCCACCGGCGGCTCGCCCGGTGGCATCTCGTTGCACGCCCCAGTCCCCGTGCTCGGAGATCTGCTGGCGTCCATCGCGGCCGGCAATCTCACCAGCTACTTCGCCGTGATCATCCCCATGGGCCTCTTCAACGTGGTCGGCTCGCTCCAGAACCTGGAGTCCGCGGAGGCTGCCGGAGATCGCTACCCGACCGCGCCCTCCCTGGCCGTGAACGGTCTCGGCACCCTGGCCGCCGCCGCCTTCGGCTCCTGTTTCCCGACCACCATCTACATCGGCCATCCAGGCTGGAAGGCAATGGGCGCTCGCGCCGGCTACTCCATCTTGAACGCCGGCTTCTTCACCATCGTGTGCTTGACTGGCACCCTGGCGCACATCGTGTGGGCGGTGCCGGTGGATGCCGGCATGGCCATCGTGCTGTGGATAGGCATCGTGATCAGCGCTCAGGCGTTCCAAGCCGTCCCCAAAGCGCATGCCCCCGCCGTGGTCGTCGGGCTGCTGCCGGGAGTCGGCGCCTGGGGCGCGCTGCTCGCGAAGAACGGTCTACGCGCTGCCGGTGTCGGCGGCCCCGCGGGCCCAGCCTTCGGCCCTGATCTGATCGAGGCCTTCCGCGCCTCCGACACCTGGATCCACGGCGCCTTCGCTCTGGAGCAGGGCTTCATCTTCACCGCGATGATCCTCTCCGCAGCGACGGTAGAGCTGATCGAGCGGCGCTTCACCCGCGCCGCCATCTGGTGCTGGGCCGGCGCCGCGCTCTCTGCCGTAGGCCTGATGCACTCGTACCGCTTCACCCCGGGAGACACGGTGGTGGATCTTTCACCGGCCTGGCCGTGGGCCGCCGGATACGCGGCCATGGGCGCGCTGTTCTTCCTAACGCGCTTCGTCACCGAGCCGAGCGACGGCCACTGA
- the hxsB gene encoding His-Xaa-Ser system radical SAM maturase HxsB, giving the protein MPSDLVPLSKKPTAGLLPVRFRRLGDAVLLTTPFGDWAFVSPEELTELRAGKLEQGSELETRLAQAGLLANQVDPARLAAKLRAKKRFLQNGPHLHVLVVTLRCNETCVYCHASRASMDRVDTDMSKEMAEQVVDMALSTTSPHVTLEFQGGEPLVNFPVVQHVIEVARRKNQKIGKSLEFSLVSNLSLMNDERLDYLVENRVQICTSIDGPEALHDKQRKLPSASAHQAASHWIRRINERYAELGLDPSLYHVEALLTTTRAALDRPREIVDAYLELGCRAIFLRPVDPFGFASATRDKIEYPREEYLEFYRKAVDYIIELNKQGTQVLERFAAIFLTKILTAEDPNYLDIRSPCGAAIGQLAYNYDGRIFTCDEGRMLHEMGDDTFAIGQVGESRYRDLMRHDVVAALATASNLDAQPDCVNCTYNPYCGVCPVHSYRTQGSIHGRMRESTLCAVHKGIQDYLFDKLRTGDEETRTILRRFTTVRERAHFIQSCAAP; this is encoded by the coding sequence ATGCCGAGTGATCTGGTCCCGCTTTCCAAGAAGCCGACGGCGGGGCTCTTGCCCGTGCGCTTTCGCAGGCTGGGGGACGCCGTGCTGCTCACCACGCCCTTCGGAGATTGGGCGTTCGTTTCGCCGGAAGAGCTCACGGAGCTTCGTGCGGGCAAGCTCGAGCAGGGCTCGGAGCTCGAGACACGTTTGGCCCAGGCCGGTCTGCTCGCGAACCAGGTGGACCCTGCGCGCCTGGCGGCGAAGCTCCGCGCCAAGAAGCGATTCTTGCAGAACGGACCGCACCTGCACGTGCTGGTGGTCACGCTGCGCTGCAACGAGACCTGCGTCTACTGCCATGCCAGCCGGGCCAGCATGGATCGCGTGGACACGGACATGTCGAAGGAGATGGCCGAGCAGGTCGTCGACATGGCGCTGTCCACCACGTCGCCCCACGTGACCCTCGAGTTCCAGGGTGGGGAGCCGCTGGTGAACTTTCCGGTCGTGCAGCACGTCATCGAGGTTGCGCGCCGTAAAAACCAAAAGATCGGCAAGAGTCTGGAGTTTTCGTTGGTCAGCAATCTCTCGCTGATGAACGACGAACGGCTCGACTACCTGGTGGAGAACCGGGTGCAGATTTGCACCAGCATCGACGGGCCGGAAGCGCTGCACGACAAGCAGCGCAAGCTCCCGAGCGCCAGCGCGCACCAGGCCGCGAGCCATTGGATCCGTCGCATCAACGAGCGCTACGCGGAGCTCGGGCTGGATCCGTCGCTCTATCACGTGGAGGCGCTGCTCACGACCACGCGGGCAGCGTTGGACCGACCGCGGGAGATCGTCGATGCGTATCTGGAGCTCGGTTGCCGCGCTATTTTCCTGCGGCCGGTGGATCCTTTCGGATTTGCCAGCGCTACGCGCGACAAGATCGAGTACCCCCGCGAGGAGTATCTGGAGTTCTACCGCAAGGCGGTGGACTACATCATCGAGCTGAACAAGCAGGGCACCCAGGTGCTGGAGCGCTTTGCGGCGATCTTTCTCACCAAGATCCTCACGGCCGAGGATCCGAACTACCTCGACATTCGCTCCCCGTGTGGCGCGGCCATCGGACAGCTGGCGTACAACTACGACGGTCGCATCTTCACCTGCGACGAAGGGCGCATGCTGCACGAGATGGGGGACGACACCTTCGCCATTGGCCAGGTCGGCGAGTCTCGCTATCGCGACCTGATGCGCCACGACGTGGTGGCCGCGCTGGCCACCGCCTCGAACCTGGACGCCCAGCCCGATTGCGTGAACTGCACCTACAACCCGTACTGCGGCGTGTGTCCGGTGCACAGCTACCGCACGCAGGGCTCCATCCACGGTCGCATGCGGGAAAGCACGCTGTGCGCCGTGCACAAGGGCATTCAGGACTATCTGTTCGACAAGCTCCGCACCGGGGACGAAGAGACGCGCACGATCCTGCGCCGCTTCACGACCGTGCGCGAGCGCGCTCACTTCATCCAGAGCTGCGCCGCTCCCTGA
- a CDS encoding GNAT family N-acetyltransferase, giving the protein MFTTERLFARAWDPERDVAGAFALYGDPEVVRFIGGNLVADLDAQREHLRQIIGRIARFPEGQGSWPTFDAESGEMVGTALLKPLPKSGTDREPSNDIEVGWHLARAHWGRGFATEMGRALLRYGFHELKLPVLHAVVETPNARSLAVARRIGLRHVGTTDAYYDHVLEHFILERRDFRE; this is encoded by the coding sequence GTGTTCACGACAGAGAGGCTCTTCGCGCGAGCGTGGGACCCGGAGCGTGACGTAGCCGGGGCCTTTGCCCTGTACGGAGATCCGGAGGTCGTGCGCTTCATCGGCGGGAACCTGGTCGCGGATCTCGACGCCCAGCGCGAACACCTCCGGCAAATCATCGGGCGGATTGCCCGCTTTCCAGAGGGGCAAGGCTCGTGGCCCACCTTCGACGCCGAGAGCGGCGAGATGGTCGGCACGGCTCTGCTCAAGCCGCTGCCGAAATCAGGCACCGACCGCGAGCCCAGCAACGACATCGAAGTCGGCTGGCACCTCGCGCGCGCCCACTGGGGCCGCGGTTTCGCAACCGAGATGGGCCGCGCTTTGCTCCGCTACGGCTTCCACGAGCTGAAGCTACCCGTCCTGCACGCCGTCGTAGAAACGCCGAACGCGCGCTCACTCGCCGTGGCGCGACGCATCGGGCTCCGCCACGTGGGGACCACCGACGCCTACTACGACCACGTGCTCGAGCACTTCATCCTCGAACGCCGCGACTTTCGCGAGTGA
- a CDS encoding HTTM domain-containing protein gives MRRFWTEPVRPEPLAAFRIAAGVSITLSVLLGMAGNLKLMFGDGGLIPGSTAEEVLARTGRLSLKHGALDGALGSWLLMGLLLGALVCVTLGYRTRIAAAVGYVILVSFTQRSLTLTNGGDDLAVHALFYLVLAPAGAVWSLDARRSGGSSAVPAWALRLMQIQLCLIYSATALSKIAVAGPQDWLTGEAVYWALNDITLTRWSYALLPVPMFLCRILTWSTLLFEVSFPLLVWWSRTRKWLLLAGLGLHLGILLTLQVGFFSPNILVFYLLFVPAESLVAARQWLLERKRAWGSTSVAVARLGDEAR, from the coding sequence GTGAGGCGTTTCTGGACGGAACCGGTGCGACCCGAGCCGTTGGCGGCGTTTCGCATCGCGGCTGGTGTCAGCATCACGCTCTCCGTGCTGCTCGGCATGGCCGGCAACCTGAAGCTGATGTTCGGCGACGGCGGGCTCATCCCCGGCTCCACGGCAGAGGAAGTGCTGGCGCGCACCGGGCGTCTGTCGCTCAAGCACGGAGCGCTCGACGGAGCGCTGGGGTCGTGGCTCCTGATGGGGCTGCTCTTGGGTGCTCTCGTGTGCGTGACGCTCGGCTACCGCACACGGATTGCCGCGGCAGTGGGCTACGTGATCTTGGTTTCCTTCACTCAGCGCAGCCTGACGCTCACCAACGGCGGGGATGACCTCGCGGTGCACGCGCTGTTCTACTTGGTGCTGGCTCCCGCGGGGGCGGTATGGAGCCTCGATGCCCGACGCAGCGGGGGGAGCAGCGCGGTGCCGGCCTGGGCGCTCCGGCTGATGCAGATCCAGCTGTGTTTGATCTACTCGGCTACCGCGCTCTCCAAGATCGCCGTGGCCGGACCGCAGGATTGGCTCACAGGGGAGGCCGTGTACTGGGCGTTGAACGACATCACTCTCACGCGCTGGTCCTACGCGCTGTTGCCGGTGCCGATGTTCCTGTGTCGGATCCTGACCTGGAGCACGCTCCTGTTCGAGGTCTCTTTCCCGCTCTTGGTGTGGTGGTCGAGGACGCGAAAGTGGCTCTTGCTCGCCGGGCTCGGCCTGCACCTCGGGATCCTGCTCACGCTGCAGGTGGGCTTCTTCAGCCCGAACATCCTGGTGTTCTATCTGCTGTTTGTTCCGGCCGAGTCCCTGGTGGCGGCGCGGCAGTGGCTCTTGGAGCGGAAGCGCGCTTGGGGCTCGACGTCAGTGGCCGTCGCTCGGCTCGGTGACGAAGCGCGTTAG
- a CDS encoding LysR family transcriptional regulator — MNLAALDLNLLVAFDRLLETRSVTAAARELGVTQPAMSRTLARLRSALDDPLFVRTGRTLVPTPRAQALEPKVEAAIHAARLVFESEAPFHPNTAHGIVTLAMGDETQQAFADAILARIWREAPNLDIRLRRLSLESVSESRRGEVDLALSPDLAALPASAGRVDLSEFVQKHVYDRRFVVVSSPKHPRRRFTLASYAAADHVLAGPDASGRGFVDDYLEQHGLSRRVAASVSSFASAAAIVARTTLVSTLPDDLVRTSTVKLVLAKPPLDLPALPMMLLWHPRHTTEARHRFVRERTAEAIRERLG, encoded by the coding sequence ATGAATCTGGCCGCTCTCGATCTGAACCTGTTGGTGGCTTTCGACCGCTTGCTGGAGACCCGTAGCGTCACCGCGGCGGCGCGGGAGCTGGGGGTCACCCAGCCCGCCATGAGCCGCACGCTCGCGCGCCTGCGCAGCGCACTGGATGATCCGCTGTTCGTGCGCACCGGTCGCACGTTGGTGCCAACCCCACGGGCACAGGCCCTCGAGCCCAAGGTGGAGGCTGCCATCCACGCCGCCCGCTTGGTCTTCGAAAGTGAGGCGCCGTTTCACCCCAATACGGCTCATGGCATCGTGACGCTGGCGATGGGCGACGAGACTCAGCAGGCTTTCGCCGACGCCATCTTGGCTCGGATCTGGCGCGAGGCTCCGAACCTCGACATCCGGCTGCGGCGCCTGTCACTGGAGAGCGTGAGTGAGAGCCGCCGAGGCGAGGTGGATCTCGCGCTCAGCCCAGATCTCGCGGCGCTGCCCGCATCCGCGGGGCGCGTGGATCTGTCGGAGTTCGTCCAGAAGCACGTGTACGACCGCCGCTTCGTGGTGGTTTCTTCCCCCAAGCACCCGCGTCGGCGCTTCACTCTGGCGTCCTACGCCGCTGCGGATCACGTGCTCGCGGGACCGGACGCCAGCGGACGCGGCTTCGTGGACGACTATCTGGAACAGCACGGGCTCTCCCGCCGCGTAGCTGCGTCCGTTTCCTCGTTCGCCTCGGCAGCGGCCATCGTCGCGCGCACCACGCTCGTCTCCACGCTGCCGGACGATCTGGTGAGGACCAGCACCGTGAAGCTCGTGCTCGCCAAGCCCCCGCTGGACCTGCCGGCCCTGCCCATGATGCTGCTCTGGCACCCGCGCCACACCACGGAGGCGCGTCACCGGTTCGTGCGGGAACGTACGGCCGAGGCCATCCGCGAGCGCCTCGGCTAG